CCTCACGACTTCAGGTTCGAGAATGGCCTTCAAATTCTCACCTTCCTCTTTCATATGTTTCCGGACGGCGTCGAACTCACGCCGGTTGAGCCGCGCACCGATTGGTCCGGTGCGAACCCTGATTCGTTGGGTGAGGTCACAGCCGTCCTCGTGCGGGTCGATGGTAAAGCTAATCGACGGCATCAGGAGTCCAACGAGCAGCGATGTTGGTCTAAACTCGATGTATTGGTTAGGAACCACCTCGGTAAATCGCACCGTCTTTTGCTGGGTCTTCCCCGCAATCCGTTCCTCGAAGTAGGCTTCCGACCCCTGCGCTAATCCGGCTTCGTCGAGCCACCGAAACTCGATGTGGTCCGGGTGCCACCGCTCGTAATTTGCCTCCATCGACTCGAAGAAGCCGTAGACGGCTTCCGGAGACGCCTGTATTCTTGTAGTCTCCTCTAATAGCATCTCACTCTCACTATCGGCGTGCAGCGCACAAAATCGTTTGTCCGCGCACTCAGCCAGGTTTTCACGCGCCTGCCGATTCCCGATCGATGAAAGACAATACGAACCAAGCAGCGGACCGACCACGAGCAACCACCTGGACGGCGGAGCGACTCCGTTTCATACGTAGTGATACCCGACAGAATCGGATGGTGTGCCCGATACTCGTCTCCCAGGCCGTCGATTACTGTTCATACCTGGCTGTTTTCTCCGGTAGTGGTGAGTATTGTTGGTGGTACTGGGAGCTAGAACGATTCGGCGTTCCTCTGGCTGTGGCACGCGTGTTCGAAATGAGTCGGGACAGAGTCGCTTCCGGTGGTTCGGTGGGTTTCGAGCGCTCCTCGTTCGAGCGGTTTCTCGCTCGATGTTTCATAATCGGTTTCCCTCTGGTGGTTTTCTCTTTCACATCTGCGTCTGTTCGCTGGCTGAATGCCCGATAGACGGCGTGTCGCGGCGAATC
This sequence is a window from Haladaptatus sp. QDMS2. Protein-coding genes within it:
- a CDS encoding SRPBCC family protein, with translation MLLEETTRIQASPEAVYGFFESMEANYERWHPDHIEFRWLDEAGLAQGSEAYFEERIAGKTQQKTVRFTEVVPNQYIEFRPTSLLVGLLMPSISFTIDPHEDGCDLTQRIRVRTGPIGARLNRREFDAVRKHMKEEGENLKAILEPEVVRKP